Proteins found in one Salmo salar chromosome ssa26, Ssal_v3.1, whole genome shotgun sequence genomic segment:
- the LOC106587150 gene encoding protein MTSS 2 isoform X6, translating to METVEKECGALGGLFQAIVNDMKCSYPVWEDFSAKATKLHSQLRTTVLAAVAFLDAFQKVADMATNTRGATRDIGSALTRMCMRHRSIEAKLRHFTNALMESLITPLQDRIEDWKKTANQLDKDHAKEYKRSRHEIKKKSSDTMKLQKKARKGRGDLQPQLDSAMHDVNDMYLLMEETEKQAVRRALVEERGRFCTFIGFLQPVVNGEIAMLGEITHLQAIIDDLTVLTTDPHKLPPASEQVIKDLKGSDYSWSYQTPPSSPSSSGSRKSSMCSLAHPPPGNAHRLSSVSSHDSGFISQDANVYSKPPSPMPSDITSQKSSSSASSEASETCQPVSECSSPTTDWSKAGSYEQPLAATLQRRKEPLDRLKESEASPGSQGYAGAHPDDVQRSRMNPATIAAKHGEEVSPAASDLAMVLTRGLSMEQQKSNRDSLQYSSGYSTQTTTPSCSEDTIPSQGSDYDCYSVNGDAEGEASTDFDKSSTIPRHSNIGQNYRRMIQTKRPASTAGLPSGAQGGVPGGGGGIGTPGTATIRRTPSTKPGVRRTLSNAGPIPIRPPIVPVKTPTVPDAPGGYPGPPVRVGSEECVFYVADDSSPNALEYVKASPKRLSLPNTAWGSGGAMEMSVYVQHGSEEDQMIAANRHSLVEKIGELVASAHALGEGQFPFANLPDDPPPGPAPQHDPQAPGSGTDVLVSIRRGVRLRKTVSNDRSAPRIL from the exons GCGCCACCAGAGACATTGGATCAGCTCTTACCAGGATGTGCATGCGGCATCGCAGCATCGAGGCCAAACTGCGCCATTTCACCAA TGCCCTGATGGAGAGCTTGATCACTCCTCTCCAGGACAGGATTGAGGATTGGAAGAAGACAGCCAACCAGCTGGACAAGGACCATGCCAAag AGTACAAGAGATCTCGTCATGAGATCAAGAAGAAGTCCTCAGACACCATGAAACTGCAGAAGAAGGCCCGGAAAG GCCGAGGGGACCTGCAGCCCCAGCTGGATAGTGCCATGCATGATGTGAATGACATGTACCTGCtaatggaggagacagagaagcagGCGGTGCGCAGagctctggtggaggagaggggacgcTTCTGCACCTTCATCGGCTTCCTGCAGCCTGTAGTG AATGGAGAGATTGCCATGCTGGGAGAGATCACTCACCTCCAGGCCATTATTGATGACCTCACTGTGCTGACCACTGATCCCCACAAACTGCCCCCCGCCAGCGAGCAG gtgatTAAAGACCTGAAGGGTTCAGACTACAGCTGGTCCTACcagacccctccctcctcccccagcaGTTCTGGCTCCAGGAAGAGCAGCATGTGCAG CCTGGCCCACCCGCCACCGGGGAACGCTCACCGCCTCAGCAGCGTCTCCTCCCACGACTCAGGCTTCATATCGCAGGACGCCAACGTCTACTCCAAGCCTCCCTCGCCCATGCCCTCTGACATCACCAGCCAG AAGTCATCAAGCTCTGCATCCTCCGAGGCATCCGAGACCTGCCAGCCAGTCAGTGAGTGCAGCTCTCCCACAACA GATTGGTCCAAGGCAGGTTCTTATGAGCAGCCATTGGCTGCCACGCTTcagcggaggaaggagcctcTGGATAGGCTGAAGGAGAGCGAGGCATCCCCGGGCTCCCAGGGATATGCTGGTGCTCACCCAGACGATGTCCAGAGGTCCCGAATGAACCCCGCCACCATCGCTGCCAAG CACGGTGAAGAGGTGTCTCCAGCAGCCAGTGACCTGGCCATGGTCCTGACCCGTGGTCTCAGCATGGAGCAGCAGAAGAGCAACAGGGACTCCCTGCAGTACTCTAGTGGTTACAGTACCCAGACCACCACTCCCTCCTGCTCCGAGGACACTATCCCCTCTCAGG ggtcGGATTATGACTGCTACTCTGTGAATGGAGATGCCGAAGGTGAGGCGTCAACTGACTTTGACAAGTCCTCCACCATCCCCCGCCACAGCAACATCGGCCAGAACTACCGCCGTATGATCCAGACCAAGAGGCCGGCCAGCACCGCTGGTCTGCCCAGTGGGGCCCAGGGCGGAGTgcctggagggggagggggcatTGGGACCCCTGGGACTGCCACCATCCGCCGAACCCCATCCACCAAGCCGGGTGTGAGACGCACCCTGTCCAACGCGGGCCCCATCCCCATCCGCCCACCCATAGTGCCAGTGAAGACACCCACGGTGCCTGATGCTCCTGGGGGGTACCCCGGGCCTCCGGTACGTGTGGGCAGTGAGGAGTGTGTGTTCTACGTGGCGGATGACTCCTCCCCCAACGCGTTGGAGTATGTGAAGGCCTCTCCCAAGCGTCTGAGCCTGCCCAACACAGCGTGGGGGTCTGGGGGAGCGATGGAGATGAGTGTGTATGTCCAGCACGGCTCTGAGGAGGACCAGATGATTGCCGCTAACCGCCACAGCCTGGTGGAGAAGATAGGAGAGCTGGTGGCCAGTGCCCATGCCCTTGGGGAGGGACAGTTCCCCTTCGCCAACCTCCCTGATGACCCCCCGCCTGGCCCGGCCCCCCAGCACGACCCCCAGGCCCCCGGGTCAGGCACCGACGTGCTGGTGTCCATCCGCAGGGGCGTGCGTCTCCGCAAGACCGTCTCCAACGACAGGTCAGCGCCCAGGATTTTGTGA
- the LOC106587150 gene encoding protein MTSS 2 isoform X1: protein METVEKECGALGGLFQAIVNDMKCSYPVWEDFSAKATKLHSQLRTTVLAAVAFLDAFQKVADMATNTRGATRDIGSALTRMCMRHRSIEAKLRHFTNALMESLITPLQDRIEDWKKTANQLDKDHAKEYKRSRHEIKKKSSDTMKLQKKARKEIQGRGDLQPQLDSAMHDVNDMYLLMEETEKQAVRRALVEERGRFCTFIGFLQPVVNGEIAMLGEITHLQAIIDDLTVLTTDPHKLPPASEQVIKDLKGSDYSWSYQTPPSSPSSSGSRKSSMCSSVNSAHSSASRSSGGSQTHSPSSSYRYRSLAHPPPGNAHRLSSVSSHDSGFISQDANVYSKPPSPMPSDITSQKSSSSASSEASETCQPVSECSSPTTFGSSFATFRPALSHTGSIRPLSVILPASPPYNYSPGSNTTSPTSKVPCWKDWSKAGSYEQPLAATLQRRKEPLDRLKESEASPGSQGYAGAHPDDVQRSRMNPATIAAKHGEEVSPAASDLAMVLTRGLSMEQQKSNRDSLQYSSGYSTQTTTPSCSEDTIPSQGSDYDCYSVNGDAEGEASTDFDKSSTIPRHSNIGQNYRRMIQTKRPASTAGLPSGAQGGVPGGGGGIGTPGTATIRRTPSTKPGVRRTLSNAGPIPIRPPIVPVKTPTVPDAPGGYPGPPVRVGSEECVFYVADDSSPNALEYVKASPKRLSLPNTAWGSGGAMEMSVYVQHGSEEDQMIAANRHSLVEKIGELVASAHALGEGQFPFANLPDDPPPGPAPQHDPQAPGSGTDVLVSIRRGVRLRKTVSNDRSAPRIL from the exons GCGCCACCAGAGACATTGGATCAGCTCTTACCAGGATGTGCATGCGGCATCGCAGCATCGAGGCCAAACTGCGCCATTTCACCAA TGCCCTGATGGAGAGCTTGATCACTCCTCTCCAGGACAGGATTGAGGATTGGAAGAAGACAGCCAACCAGCTGGACAAGGACCATGCCAAag AGTACAAGAGATCTCGTCATGAGATCAAGAAGAAGTCCTCAGACACCATGAAACTGCAGAAGAAGGCCCGGAAAG AAATCCAGG GCCGAGGGGACCTGCAGCCCCAGCTGGATAGTGCCATGCATGATGTGAATGACATGTACCTGCtaatggaggagacagagaagcagGCGGTGCGCAGagctctggtggaggagaggggacgcTTCTGCACCTTCATCGGCTTCCTGCAGCCTGTAGTG AATGGAGAGATTGCCATGCTGGGAGAGATCACTCACCTCCAGGCCATTATTGATGACCTCACTGTGCTGACCACTGATCCCCACAAACTGCCCCCCGCCAGCGAGCAG gtgatTAAAGACCTGAAGGGTTCAGACTACAGCTGGTCCTACcagacccctccctcctcccccagcaGTTCTGGCTCCAGGAAGAGCAGCATGTGCAG CAGTGTGAACAGCGCCCACAGTAGTGCCTCCCGCTCCTCCGGAGGCTCTCAGACTCACTCACCCAGTTCGTCCTATCGCTACCGCAGCCTGGCCCACCCGCCACCGGGGAACGCTCACCGCCTCAGCAGCGTCTCCTCCCACGACTCAGGCTTCATATCGCAGGACGCCAACGTCTACTCCAAGCCTCCCTCGCCCATGCCCTCTGACATCACCAGCCAG AAGTCATCAAGCTCTGCATCCTCCGAGGCATCCGAGACCTGCCAGCCAGTCAGTGAGTGCAGCTCTCCCACAACA TTTGGCTCGTCCTTCGCTACCTTCCgccctgctctctctcacactggcTCCATCAGGCCTCTCTCTGTCATACTTCCTGCGTCCCCACCCTATAACTACTCCCCTGGATCCAACACTACCTCTCCCACATCAAAGGTTCCTTGCTGGAAG GATTGGTCCAAGGCAGGTTCTTATGAGCAGCCATTGGCTGCCACGCTTcagcggaggaaggagcctcTGGATAGGCTGAAGGAGAGCGAGGCATCCCCGGGCTCCCAGGGATATGCTGGTGCTCACCCAGACGATGTCCAGAGGTCCCGAATGAACCCCGCCACCATCGCTGCCAAG CACGGTGAAGAGGTGTCTCCAGCAGCCAGTGACCTGGCCATGGTCCTGACCCGTGGTCTCAGCATGGAGCAGCAGAAGAGCAACAGGGACTCCCTGCAGTACTCTAGTGGTTACAGTACCCAGACCACCACTCCCTCCTGCTCCGAGGACACTATCCCCTCTCAGG ggtcGGATTATGACTGCTACTCTGTGAATGGAGATGCCGAAGGTGAGGCGTCAACTGACTTTGACAAGTCCTCCACCATCCCCCGCCACAGCAACATCGGCCAGAACTACCGCCGTATGATCCAGACCAAGAGGCCGGCCAGCACCGCTGGTCTGCCCAGTGGGGCCCAGGGCGGAGTgcctggagggggagggggcatTGGGACCCCTGGGACTGCCACCATCCGCCGAACCCCATCCACCAAGCCGGGTGTGAGACGCACCCTGTCCAACGCGGGCCCCATCCCCATCCGCCCACCCATAGTGCCAGTGAAGACACCCACGGTGCCTGATGCTCCTGGGGGGTACCCCGGGCCTCCGGTACGTGTGGGCAGTGAGGAGTGTGTGTTCTACGTGGCGGATGACTCCTCCCCCAACGCGTTGGAGTATGTGAAGGCCTCTCCCAAGCGTCTGAGCCTGCCCAACACAGCGTGGGGGTCTGGGGGAGCGATGGAGATGAGTGTGTATGTCCAGCACGGCTCTGAGGAGGACCAGATGATTGCCGCTAACCGCCACAGCCTGGTGGAGAAGATAGGAGAGCTGGTGGCCAGTGCCCATGCCCTTGGGGAGGGACAGTTCCCCTTCGCCAACCTCCCTGATGACCCCCCGCCTGGCCCGGCCCCCCAGCACGACCCCCAGGCCCCCGGGTCAGGCACCGACGTGCTGGTGTCCATCCGCAGGGGCGTGCGTCTCCGCAAGACCGTCTCCAACGACAGGTCAGCGCCCAGGATTTTGTGA
- the LOC106587150 gene encoding protein MTSS 2 isoform X2, which yields METVEKECGALGGLFQAIVNDMKCSYPVWEDFSAKATKLHSQLRTTVLAAVAFLDAFQKVADMATNTRGATRDIGSALTRMCMRHRSIEAKLRHFTNALMESLITPLQDRIEDWKKTANQLDKDHAKEYKRSRHEIKKKSSDTMKLQKKARKGRGDLQPQLDSAMHDVNDMYLLMEETEKQAVRRALVEERGRFCTFIGFLQPVVNGEIAMLGEITHLQAIIDDLTVLTTDPHKLPPASEQVIKDLKGSDYSWSYQTPPSSPSSSGSRKSSMCSSVNSAHSSASRSSGGSQTHSPSSSYRYRSLAHPPPGNAHRLSSVSSHDSGFISQDANVYSKPPSPMPSDITSQKSSSSASSEASETCQPVSECSSPTTFGSSFATFRPALSHTGSIRPLSVILPASPPYNYSPGSNTTSPTSKVPCWKDWSKAGSYEQPLAATLQRRKEPLDRLKESEASPGSQGYAGAHPDDVQRSRMNPATIAAKHGEEVSPAASDLAMVLTRGLSMEQQKSNRDSLQYSSGYSTQTTTPSCSEDTIPSQGSDYDCYSVNGDAEGEASTDFDKSSTIPRHSNIGQNYRRMIQTKRPASTAGLPSGAQGGVPGGGGGIGTPGTATIRRTPSTKPGVRRTLSNAGPIPIRPPIVPVKTPTVPDAPGGYPGPPVRVGSEECVFYVADDSSPNALEYVKASPKRLSLPNTAWGSGGAMEMSVYVQHGSEEDQMIAANRHSLVEKIGELVASAHALGEGQFPFANLPDDPPPGPAPQHDPQAPGSGTDVLVSIRRGVRLRKTVSNDRSAPRIL from the exons GCGCCACCAGAGACATTGGATCAGCTCTTACCAGGATGTGCATGCGGCATCGCAGCATCGAGGCCAAACTGCGCCATTTCACCAA TGCCCTGATGGAGAGCTTGATCACTCCTCTCCAGGACAGGATTGAGGATTGGAAGAAGACAGCCAACCAGCTGGACAAGGACCATGCCAAag AGTACAAGAGATCTCGTCATGAGATCAAGAAGAAGTCCTCAGACACCATGAAACTGCAGAAGAAGGCCCGGAAAG GCCGAGGGGACCTGCAGCCCCAGCTGGATAGTGCCATGCATGATGTGAATGACATGTACCTGCtaatggaggagacagagaagcagGCGGTGCGCAGagctctggtggaggagaggggacgcTTCTGCACCTTCATCGGCTTCCTGCAGCCTGTAGTG AATGGAGAGATTGCCATGCTGGGAGAGATCACTCACCTCCAGGCCATTATTGATGACCTCACTGTGCTGACCACTGATCCCCACAAACTGCCCCCCGCCAGCGAGCAG gtgatTAAAGACCTGAAGGGTTCAGACTACAGCTGGTCCTACcagacccctccctcctcccccagcaGTTCTGGCTCCAGGAAGAGCAGCATGTGCAG CAGTGTGAACAGCGCCCACAGTAGTGCCTCCCGCTCCTCCGGAGGCTCTCAGACTCACTCACCCAGTTCGTCCTATCGCTACCGCAGCCTGGCCCACCCGCCACCGGGGAACGCTCACCGCCTCAGCAGCGTCTCCTCCCACGACTCAGGCTTCATATCGCAGGACGCCAACGTCTACTCCAAGCCTCCCTCGCCCATGCCCTCTGACATCACCAGCCAG AAGTCATCAAGCTCTGCATCCTCCGAGGCATCCGAGACCTGCCAGCCAGTCAGTGAGTGCAGCTCTCCCACAACA TTTGGCTCGTCCTTCGCTACCTTCCgccctgctctctctcacactggcTCCATCAGGCCTCTCTCTGTCATACTTCCTGCGTCCCCACCCTATAACTACTCCCCTGGATCCAACACTACCTCTCCCACATCAAAGGTTCCTTGCTGGAAG GATTGGTCCAAGGCAGGTTCTTATGAGCAGCCATTGGCTGCCACGCTTcagcggaggaaggagcctcTGGATAGGCTGAAGGAGAGCGAGGCATCCCCGGGCTCCCAGGGATATGCTGGTGCTCACCCAGACGATGTCCAGAGGTCCCGAATGAACCCCGCCACCATCGCTGCCAAG CACGGTGAAGAGGTGTCTCCAGCAGCCAGTGACCTGGCCATGGTCCTGACCCGTGGTCTCAGCATGGAGCAGCAGAAGAGCAACAGGGACTCCCTGCAGTACTCTAGTGGTTACAGTACCCAGACCACCACTCCCTCCTGCTCCGAGGACACTATCCCCTCTCAGG ggtcGGATTATGACTGCTACTCTGTGAATGGAGATGCCGAAGGTGAGGCGTCAACTGACTTTGACAAGTCCTCCACCATCCCCCGCCACAGCAACATCGGCCAGAACTACCGCCGTATGATCCAGACCAAGAGGCCGGCCAGCACCGCTGGTCTGCCCAGTGGGGCCCAGGGCGGAGTgcctggagggggagggggcatTGGGACCCCTGGGACTGCCACCATCCGCCGAACCCCATCCACCAAGCCGGGTGTGAGACGCACCCTGTCCAACGCGGGCCCCATCCCCATCCGCCCACCCATAGTGCCAGTGAAGACACCCACGGTGCCTGATGCTCCTGGGGGGTACCCCGGGCCTCCGGTACGTGTGGGCAGTGAGGAGTGTGTGTTCTACGTGGCGGATGACTCCTCCCCCAACGCGTTGGAGTATGTGAAGGCCTCTCCCAAGCGTCTGAGCCTGCCCAACACAGCGTGGGGGTCTGGGGGAGCGATGGAGATGAGTGTGTATGTCCAGCACGGCTCTGAGGAGGACCAGATGATTGCCGCTAACCGCCACAGCCTGGTGGAGAAGATAGGAGAGCTGGTGGCCAGTGCCCATGCCCTTGGGGAGGGACAGTTCCCCTTCGCCAACCTCCCTGATGACCCCCCGCCTGGCCCGGCCCCCCAGCACGACCCCCAGGCCCCCGGGTCAGGCACCGACGTGCTGGTGTCCATCCGCAGGGGCGTGCGTCTCCGCAAGACCGTCTCCAACGACAGGTCAGCGCCCAGGATTTTGTGA
- the LOC106587150 gene encoding protein MTSS 2 isoform X5 — protein METVEKECGALGGLFQAIVNDMKCSYPVWEDFSAKATKLHSQLRTTVLAAVAFLDAFQKVADMATNTRGATRDIGSALTRMCMRHRSIEAKLRHFTNALMESLITPLQDRIEDWKKTANQLDKDHAKEYKRSRHEIKKKSSDTMKLQKKARKEIQGRGDLQPQLDSAMHDVNDMYLLMEETEKQAVRRALVEERGRFCTFIGFLQPVVNGEIAMLGEITHLQAIIDDLTVLTTDPHKLPPASEQVIKDLKGSDYSWSYQTPPSSPSSSGSRKSSMCSSVNSAHSSASRSSGGSQTHSPSSSYRYRSLAHPPPGNAHRLSSVSSHDSGFISQDANVYSKPPSPMPSDITSQKSSSSASSEASETCQPVSECSSPTTDWSKAGSYEQPLAATLQRRKEPLDRLKESEASPGSQGYAGAHPDDVQRSRMNPATIAAKHGEEVSPAASDLAMVLTRGLSMEQQKSNRDSLQYSSGYSTQTTTPSCSEDTIPSQGSDYDCYSVNGDAEGEASTDFDKSSTIPRHSNIGQNYRRMIQTKRPASTAGLPSGAQGGVPGGGGGIGTPGTATIRRTPSTKPGVRRTLSNAGPIPIRPPIVPVKTPTVPDAPGGYPGPPVRVGSEECVFYVADDSSPNALEYVKASPKRLSLPNTAWGSGGAMEMSVYVQHGSEEDQMIAANRHSLVEKIGELVASAHALGEGQFPFANLPDDPPPGPAPQHDPQAPGSGTDVLVSIRRGVRLRKTVSNDRSAPRIL, from the exons GCGCCACCAGAGACATTGGATCAGCTCTTACCAGGATGTGCATGCGGCATCGCAGCATCGAGGCCAAACTGCGCCATTTCACCAA TGCCCTGATGGAGAGCTTGATCACTCCTCTCCAGGACAGGATTGAGGATTGGAAGAAGACAGCCAACCAGCTGGACAAGGACCATGCCAAag AGTACAAGAGATCTCGTCATGAGATCAAGAAGAAGTCCTCAGACACCATGAAACTGCAGAAGAAGGCCCGGAAAG AAATCCAGG GCCGAGGGGACCTGCAGCCCCAGCTGGATAGTGCCATGCATGATGTGAATGACATGTACCTGCtaatggaggagacagagaagcagGCGGTGCGCAGagctctggtggaggagaggggacgcTTCTGCACCTTCATCGGCTTCCTGCAGCCTGTAGTG AATGGAGAGATTGCCATGCTGGGAGAGATCACTCACCTCCAGGCCATTATTGATGACCTCACTGTGCTGACCACTGATCCCCACAAACTGCCCCCCGCCAGCGAGCAG gtgatTAAAGACCTGAAGGGTTCAGACTACAGCTGGTCCTACcagacccctccctcctcccccagcaGTTCTGGCTCCAGGAAGAGCAGCATGTGCAG CAGTGTGAACAGCGCCCACAGTAGTGCCTCCCGCTCCTCCGGAGGCTCTCAGACTCACTCACCCAGTTCGTCCTATCGCTACCGCAGCCTGGCCCACCCGCCACCGGGGAACGCTCACCGCCTCAGCAGCGTCTCCTCCCACGACTCAGGCTTCATATCGCAGGACGCCAACGTCTACTCCAAGCCTCCCTCGCCCATGCCCTCTGACATCACCAGCCAG AAGTCATCAAGCTCTGCATCCTCCGAGGCATCCGAGACCTGCCAGCCAGTCAGTGAGTGCAGCTCTCCCACAACA GATTGGTCCAAGGCAGGTTCTTATGAGCAGCCATTGGCTGCCACGCTTcagcggaggaaggagcctcTGGATAGGCTGAAGGAGAGCGAGGCATCCCCGGGCTCCCAGGGATATGCTGGTGCTCACCCAGACGATGTCCAGAGGTCCCGAATGAACCCCGCCACCATCGCTGCCAAG CACGGTGAAGAGGTGTCTCCAGCAGCCAGTGACCTGGCCATGGTCCTGACCCGTGGTCTCAGCATGGAGCAGCAGAAGAGCAACAGGGACTCCCTGCAGTACTCTAGTGGTTACAGTACCCAGACCACCACTCCCTCCTGCTCCGAGGACACTATCCCCTCTCAGG ggtcGGATTATGACTGCTACTCTGTGAATGGAGATGCCGAAGGTGAGGCGTCAACTGACTTTGACAAGTCCTCCACCATCCCCCGCCACAGCAACATCGGCCAGAACTACCGCCGTATGATCCAGACCAAGAGGCCGGCCAGCACCGCTGGTCTGCCCAGTGGGGCCCAGGGCGGAGTgcctggagggggagggggcatTGGGACCCCTGGGACTGCCACCATCCGCCGAACCCCATCCACCAAGCCGGGTGTGAGACGCACCCTGTCCAACGCGGGCCCCATCCCCATCCGCCCACCCATAGTGCCAGTGAAGACACCCACGGTGCCTGATGCTCCTGGGGGGTACCCCGGGCCTCCGGTACGTGTGGGCAGTGAGGAGTGTGTGTTCTACGTGGCGGATGACTCCTCCCCCAACGCGTTGGAGTATGTGAAGGCCTCTCCCAAGCGTCTGAGCCTGCCCAACACAGCGTGGGGGTCTGGGGGAGCGATGGAGATGAGTGTGTATGTCCAGCACGGCTCTGAGGAGGACCAGATGATTGCCGCTAACCGCCACAGCCTGGTGGAGAAGATAGGAGAGCTGGTGGCCAGTGCCCATGCCCTTGGGGAGGGACAGTTCCCCTTCGCCAACCTCCCTGATGACCCCCCGCCTGGCCCGGCCCCCCAGCACGACCCCCAGGCCCCCGGGTCAGGCACCGACGTGCTGGTGTCCATCCGCAGGGGCGTGCGTCTCCGCAAGACCGTCTCCAACGACAGGTCAGCGCCCAGGATTTTGTGA
- the LOC106587150 gene encoding protein MTSS 2 isoform X4 has translation METVEKECGALGGLFQAIVNDMKCSYPVWEDFSAKATKLHSQLRTTVLAAVAFLDAFQKVADMATNTRGATRDIGSALTRMCMRHRSIEAKLRHFTNALMESLITPLQDRIEDWKKTANQLDKDHAKEYKRSRHEIKKKSSDTMKLQKKARKGRGDLQPQLDSAMHDVNDMYLLMEETEKQAVRRALVEERGRFCTFIGFLQPVVNGEIAMLGEITHLQAIIDDLTVLTTDPHKLPPASEQVIKDLKGSDYSWSYQTPPSSPSSSGSRKSSMCSLAHPPPGNAHRLSSVSSHDSGFISQDANVYSKPPSPMPSDITSQKSSSSASSEASETCQPVSECSSPTTFGSSFATFRPALSHTGSIRPLSVILPASPPYNYSPGSNTTSPTSKVPCWKDWSKAGSYEQPLAATLQRRKEPLDRLKESEASPGSQGYAGAHPDDVQRSRMNPATIAAKHGEEVSPAASDLAMVLTRGLSMEQQKSNRDSLQYSSGYSTQTTTPSCSEDTIPSQGSDYDCYSVNGDAEGEASTDFDKSSTIPRHSNIGQNYRRMIQTKRPASTAGLPSGAQGGVPGGGGGIGTPGTATIRRTPSTKPGVRRTLSNAGPIPIRPPIVPVKTPTVPDAPGGYPGPPVRVGSEECVFYVADDSSPNALEYVKASPKRLSLPNTAWGSGGAMEMSVYVQHGSEEDQMIAANRHSLVEKIGELVASAHALGEGQFPFANLPDDPPPGPAPQHDPQAPGSGTDVLVSIRRGVRLRKTVSNDRSAPRIL, from the exons GCGCCACCAGAGACATTGGATCAGCTCTTACCAGGATGTGCATGCGGCATCGCAGCATCGAGGCCAAACTGCGCCATTTCACCAA TGCCCTGATGGAGAGCTTGATCACTCCTCTCCAGGACAGGATTGAGGATTGGAAGAAGACAGCCAACCAGCTGGACAAGGACCATGCCAAag AGTACAAGAGATCTCGTCATGAGATCAAGAAGAAGTCCTCAGACACCATGAAACTGCAGAAGAAGGCCCGGAAAG GCCGAGGGGACCTGCAGCCCCAGCTGGATAGTGCCATGCATGATGTGAATGACATGTACCTGCtaatggaggagacagagaagcagGCGGTGCGCAGagctctggtggaggagaggggacgcTTCTGCACCTTCATCGGCTTCCTGCAGCCTGTAGTG AATGGAGAGATTGCCATGCTGGGAGAGATCACTCACCTCCAGGCCATTATTGATGACCTCACTGTGCTGACCACTGATCCCCACAAACTGCCCCCCGCCAGCGAGCAG gtgatTAAAGACCTGAAGGGTTCAGACTACAGCTGGTCCTACcagacccctccctcctcccccagcaGTTCTGGCTCCAGGAAGAGCAGCATGTGCAG CCTGGCCCACCCGCCACCGGGGAACGCTCACCGCCTCAGCAGCGTCTCCTCCCACGACTCAGGCTTCATATCGCAGGACGCCAACGTCTACTCCAAGCCTCCCTCGCCCATGCCCTCTGACATCACCAGCCAG AAGTCATCAAGCTCTGCATCCTCCGAGGCATCCGAGACCTGCCAGCCAGTCAGTGAGTGCAGCTCTCCCACAACA TTTGGCTCGTCCTTCGCTACCTTCCgccctgctctctctcacactggcTCCATCAGGCCTCTCTCTGTCATACTTCCTGCGTCCCCACCCTATAACTACTCCCCTGGATCCAACACTACCTCTCCCACATCAAAGGTTCCTTGCTGGAAG GATTGGTCCAAGGCAGGTTCTTATGAGCAGCCATTGGCTGCCACGCTTcagcggaggaaggagcctcTGGATAGGCTGAAGGAGAGCGAGGCATCCCCGGGCTCCCAGGGATATGCTGGTGCTCACCCAGACGATGTCCAGAGGTCCCGAATGAACCCCGCCACCATCGCTGCCAAG CACGGTGAAGAGGTGTCTCCAGCAGCCAGTGACCTGGCCATGGTCCTGACCCGTGGTCTCAGCATGGAGCAGCAGAAGAGCAACAGGGACTCCCTGCAGTACTCTAGTGGTTACAGTACCCAGACCACCACTCCCTCCTGCTCCGAGGACACTATCCCCTCTCAGG ggtcGGATTATGACTGCTACTCTGTGAATGGAGATGCCGAAGGTGAGGCGTCAACTGACTTTGACAAGTCCTCCACCATCCCCCGCCACAGCAACATCGGCCAGAACTACCGCCGTATGATCCAGACCAAGAGGCCGGCCAGCACCGCTGGTCTGCCCAGTGGGGCCCAGGGCGGAGTgcctggagggggagggggcatTGGGACCCCTGGGACTGCCACCATCCGCCGAACCCCATCCACCAAGCCGGGTGTGAGACGCACCCTGTCCAACGCGGGCCCCATCCCCATCCGCCCACCCATAGTGCCAGTGAAGACACCCACGGTGCCTGATGCTCCTGGGGGGTACCCCGGGCCTCCGGTACGTGTGGGCAGTGAGGAGTGTGTGTTCTACGTGGCGGATGACTCCTCCCCCAACGCGTTGGAGTATGTGAAGGCCTCTCCCAAGCGTCTGAGCCTGCCCAACACAGCGTGGGGGTCTGGGGGAGCGATGGAGATGAGTGTGTATGTCCAGCACGGCTCTGAGGAGGACCAGATGATTGCCGCTAACCGCCACAGCCTGGTGGAGAAGATAGGAGAGCTGGTGGCCAGTGCCCATGCCCTTGGGGAGGGACAGTTCCCCTTCGCCAACCTCCCTGATGACCCCCCGCCTGGCCCGGCCCCCCAGCACGACCCCCAGGCCCCCGGGTCAGGCACCGACGTGCTGGTGTCCATCCGCAGGGGCGTGCGTCTCCGCAAGACCGTCTCCAACGACAGGTCAGCGCCCAGGATTTTGTGA